The nucleotide sequence TGCGCGATCGCCACCGAGGAGGTGAACTGCGGGTCGGTGAGCCAGCCCTGTTCCTGCACCAGGTAGCGGTGCATGTCGGGAGCTGTGGTGATGGCGCCGCCGATGGACAGCAGCGAGAGCATCAGGAAGTGGCCGAAGAAAGCCAGCCAGTCCAGGCCGCCGCCCACCATCAGCGCGGCCCCAGCTTGCGCCAGGTGAGCGCGCAGGCCAGGCCGCCCAGCACCAGCAGCACCCAGGCCAGCGGCAGCCGCAGCAGGGCGATGGCGACGAAGGCGGCGCCGCCCAGCGCCATGCACACGGGCAGGCCCAGCGGGTGCTTGAGCAGGGCGCTGAACAGCTTGAGTCCGGTGGCCGCCACCAGCCCGGCGGCCACCGCGCCCATGCCGCGCAGCGCGCCGGCCACCTGCGGATGGTCGGCGAACCGCGCGTAGACCAGGGCCAGCGCCAGCACCACCATCAGCGGGACCAGCAGCATGCCGGCCAGTGCGACCAGCGCTCCCGGCAGGCCGAAGTAACGCCCGCCTATCATCAGCGACAGGTTGATCACGTTGGGCCCGGGCATGATCTGCGCCACCGCCCATTCCTCGACGAACTCCTCGCGCGTCATCCAGCGCTTGCGCTCGACCAGCTCGCGCTGGACCACCGCCAGCACGCCGCCGAAGCCCTGCAGCGCGAGCCAGGTGAAGGAGAGGAACAGGTCGGTCAGGGAACGGGGCTGGGGCCGGTCGGCGGGGAGAGGGGAGGTCATCGCACCAGGATTATCGGCATGCGCCGCGCCCACGCCGGTCACTTCAGCCCGAACCTGCGCGCAGGCTGTGCGTGGCCAGCCACAGTCCGGCGGCGATCGGCGGCATGCCAGGCGCCCGGTGGCTCGCCGGTTCATGCGGCGCACGCCTGCCGCGTCACAGCTTCAGTTCCCAGGTCTCGCCCACCAGCGCGTGCCCGCCAT is from Ramlibacter tataouinensis TTB310 and encodes:
- a CDS encoding chromate transporter, encoding MTSPLPADRPQPRSLTDLFLSFTWLALQGFGGVLAVVQRELVERKRWMTREEFVEEWAVAQIMPGPNVINLSLMIGGRYFGLPGALVALAGMLLVPLMVVLALALVYARFADHPQVAGALRGMGAVAAGLVAATGLKLFSALLKHPLGLPVCMALGGAAFVAIALLRLPLAWVLLVLGGLACALTWRKLGPR